A single genomic interval of Streptomyces graminofaciens harbors:
- a CDS encoding YcxB family protein gives MDTRGGESSHQDTESGTAVEFVYQPTAADFEEALRGRARRSPAGRVQALMAPLVAATAVVVFSVLRDAPLPVLIISLVLSMAVASWGTVRGLRTMARRMFSVVEPYGQCRMVADDRGAVSTGERVSFTVDWTVFREYLETPGLFVLLGGDRAAGVAVLPKRGAQNPADVDRLRAILDRSLKRL, from the coding sequence ATGGACACCAGGGGCGGGGAATCCTCACATCAGGACACGGAGAGCGGTACGGCCGTCGAGTTCGTTTACCAGCCGACGGCTGCGGACTTCGAGGAGGCGCTCCGCGGGCGAGCCCGTAGGTCACCAGCGGGCCGGGTCCAGGCGCTCATGGCGCCGCTGGTGGCGGCAACCGCCGTGGTCGTCTTCTCGGTCCTCCGGGATGCCCCGCTGCCCGTGTTGATCATCTCGCTGGTGCTCTCCATGGCAGTTGCATCCTGGGGCACCGTACGAGGGCTGCGCACCATGGCCCGCCGGATGTTCAGCGTCGTGGAGCCCTACGGGCAGTGCCGAATGGTGGCCGACGACCGTGGCGCGGTCAGTACCGGTGAGCGGGTGTCCTTCACCGTGGACTGGACTGTCTTCCGGGAGTATCTGGAGACGCCCGGGCTCTTCGTGCTGCTGGGCGGCGACCGCGCGGCCGGAGTCGCGGTACTGCCCAAGCGGGGCGCCCAGAACCCTGCGGACGTGGATCGGCTCCGGGCGATCCTGGACCGGAGCCTGAAGCGGCTTTAG
- a CDS encoding SSI family serine proteinase inhibitor, with protein sequence MSQTVSASPRPAALGRLLLGAAASLAAATVGTLLPAAPAAYADVPSRPVPPHPLPPRAIPPRALLPAPQPGDRLTVTVREAGRWADGRFELRCHPDGGDHPDVRDACGRLDRRTIWGKDPFAPVAPGSMCTMKYGGPATAHVTGTWAGRRVDARFDRGNGCEIARWDALVPLLPDLGS encoded by the coding sequence ATGTCGCAGACCGTCTCCGCATCCCCCCGCCCGGCCGCCCTCGGCCGGCTTCTCCTCGGGGCCGCCGCCTCCCTCGCCGCGGCCACCGTCGGCACCCTGCTGCCGGCGGCCCCGGCCGCGTACGCCGACGTGCCCTCGCGCCCTGTGCCGCCGCACCCCCTCCCCCCGCGCGCCATCCCCCCGCGCGCCCTGCTGCCCGCGCCCCAGCCCGGCGACCGGCTGACCGTCACCGTGCGCGAGGCGGGGCGCTGGGCGGACGGGCGGTTCGAGCTGCGATGCCATCCCGACGGCGGGGACCACCCGGACGTACGGGACGCCTGCGGGCGGCTCGACCGGCGGACCATCTGGGGAAAGGACCCCTTCGCCCCGGTGGCGCCCGGCAGCATGTGCACGATGAAGTACGGCGGTCCGGCCACCGCGCATGTCACCGGGACCTGGGCCGGGCGCCGCGTCGACGCCCGGTTCGACCGGGGGAACGGCTGCGAGATCGCCCGCTGGGACGCGTTGGTGCCCCTGCTGCCCGACCTCGGCTCATAG
- a CDS encoding PAS domain-containing protein, translating into MSSRPSRGAARLAAILDALPDALVLVNANGTVVNANTIALEAFEAPGTALVGRGLLDLLPEFDSRLIPGSMRRPDTMDPTGRTKPTRMIARRTDGSEFPVEVTSANLENGQQAYDGYGSANDELLMLVVRDLSGTIDTEAELARSQRQTEMILRAAAEGVVGTDTDGRIVLVNPAAAQILGYRASDLGGRELHTLVLHSRDDGSPFPYAESPLADTLRSGRKHRVRGQVLWSKGGDKVSVDLTTAPVRDGDQLVGAVMTFTDRRPYDKLAEEKDAEAEAYAEAMERLVKEHAEQLEKAREEHTAELSELAEQHAEELAAGDERYAALGEREKDRYEALAARHEQLLAVLGTSLRGPLDQLRSELGTLAADDAGQLWPEANQVLHHLTAGYSRITTLIDNVLGYQRIDAGEEGLVRTAVMLDAVVAAGVDGAVELIGPGRIQFAVHAPPIEAEVDQTRLATALAHLIADVAGVDATGNSPMSAGGYMDNTVVVAAAQRGEVVRIEVRGPYAGGDPVHQPIVQGIVRAHGGVLQTHEVPGMSGSAYVLEVPLGGGAGAVPAAQIEVAQSGGGSDAATGAEGAGGAEVALPEQASGGRRRARRSSVDAFLESEDGPGPEAEAAPAPTGRRRRRAEESGAVDAPVPVQAGGGEGDGGTGRRRGLPATGDDGSGEAVAEGAVVTAAEHAAGAAANATGLGGTVPPQGVPVPPPGGRRARRPESEQHIPNALPPALPAAPASGADGSAAASASSGDTDSSQPTGRRRRALANAEERAAAPAQGPRPVFALPPAEADRGPDYAEAGGTGLGPVPVPAAMPAPAPLPAAVPGPVPVSGPVPVSGPVPVPGPVPVPGPVPVSGPVPVPGPVPVPGPVPVPGPAPVPGPVPAAMPAPAPAALPAQQDSYDDDGGQGAVAAAVPGAQAVAGGPGAGQVPVVPGAGQAPVVPGAPDGGVDDGRHDAALHDPSADHTPPQPHPVPTPTGRRRAARPAPAPQQGDSTATATATVAPAQGVPPQGGPAQAVAQQGVPTQGVQAQGVQTQGVPAQGVPGQGIAGQSVAAGAQPVPAQGVQGAVQQPVPAHGVPAAVAAAQPVVGQAVPGQPVPAQGVPGQPVPAQGVPGQPVPAQGVPGTPQPVPPQPVPAQPVPAQPVPAQAAAPVANARPVPAAGVPAQATSPGSAQPAPQPAPQPPLQAQPQPQPWPDAQDSSGAGIPVAAAPAAVPAEQPAQAGQAPQPTPASGTPLPPEQTVQQPRAAQPLPAETAPPVAPAAPAATAQPVAAAQPVAAPLDPNSTHGRAISVRTLGQGVPFARQAAPQAQVQAQAQSTATPAPHQPGGSGRRRKLGTPPEPTAERPETAARPHPQPGQVHATGQIPLPAQAQPQVAQPSLAGQGPLTPQAAQAAQAAQAAQPAQTTPQVAQPSLAGQVPLPPQPSLAGQSRLVGGTDGAGRSYAIGAPDENAAEGPEPLDGPGGAVEIPDRPQPQPMDDELPPEPLDNPRRLLVWPAPDMTTHQALSERGYRPVIVNSREDVDAQVSAYPAALFVDPLTGPITRTALQSLRQAAVAAEVPVLVTAGLGQATREAAYGADPAILLKALAPRDSEQHPPRVLLIEEHAEIALALTSTLERRGMQVARAASDPDAVTLASQMRPNLVVMDLMQVHRHQAGIIDWLRANGQLTRTPLVVYTAAVDQTELPRLASGETVLFLAERSTSPDVQTRIVDLLARIGTN; encoded by the coding sequence GTGAGCAGCAGGCCATCCCGAGGCGCTGCTCGCCTCGCAGCCATACTGGACGCGCTCCCCGACGCGTTGGTGCTGGTCAACGCCAATGGGACCGTCGTCAACGCCAACACGATCGCGCTCGAGGCCTTCGAGGCGCCGGGCACCGCCCTGGTCGGGCGCGGGTTGCTCGATCTGCTGCCCGAGTTCGACTCACGGCTCATCCCGGGCTCGATGCGACGGCCCGACACCATGGACCCGACCGGGCGGACGAAGCCGACCCGCATGATCGCGCGCCGTACCGACGGCAGTGAGTTCCCGGTCGAGGTCACGAGCGCGAATCTGGAGAACGGGCAGCAGGCGTACGACGGTTACGGCTCCGCCAATGACGAGCTGCTCATGCTGGTCGTACGCGATCTGTCGGGCACCATCGACACCGAGGCCGAACTCGCGCGTTCGCAACGGCAGACCGAGATGATCCTTCGGGCCGCCGCCGAGGGAGTGGTGGGGACCGACACCGACGGGCGGATCGTTCTCGTCAATCCGGCCGCCGCTCAGATACTGGGCTATCGGGCCAGTGATCTCGGCGGACGGGAGCTGCACACCCTCGTTCTGCACTCGCGTGACGACGGCTCTCCCTTCCCGTACGCCGAGTCGCCGCTGGCGGACACCCTGCGGTCCGGGCGCAAGCACCGGGTGCGCGGGCAGGTGCTGTGGTCGAAGGGCGGCGACAAGGTCTCGGTCGATCTGACGACCGCGCCCGTGCGCGACGGGGACCAGCTCGTCGGCGCCGTGATGACGTTCACGGACCGGCGGCCGTACGACAAGCTCGCCGAGGAGAAGGACGCCGAGGCCGAGGCGTACGCCGAGGCGATGGAGCGGCTCGTCAAGGAGCACGCCGAGCAACTGGAGAAGGCGCGTGAGGAGCACACCGCCGAACTGAGCGAGCTGGCCGAGCAGCACGCCGAGGAACTCGCCGCCGGGGACGAGCGGTACGCGGCGCTCGGGGAGCGGGAGAAGGACCGGTACGAGGCGCTGGCGGCGCGGCACGAGCAGCTGCTCGCCGTGCTGGGCACCTCCCTGCGCGGCCCGCTGGACCAGCTCCGCAGCGAGCTGGGCACCCTCGCCGCCGACGACGCCGGGCAGCTGTGGCCCGAGGCCAACCAGGTGCTCCACCACCTCACCGCCGGGTACTCGCGCATCACGACGCTGATCGACAACGTGCTGGGTTACCAGCGGATCGACGCCGGTGAGGAGGGCCTCGTCCGTACGGCCGTCATGCTCGACGCGGTCGTCGCGGCCGGTGTCGACGGGGCCGTGGAGCTGATCGGGCCGGGGCGGATCCAGTTCGCCGTGCACGCCCCGCCCATCGAGGCCGAGGTGGACCAGACCCGGCTCGCGACCGCGCTCGCGCATCTCATCGCGGATGTCGCGGGGGTCGACGCGACGGGCAACTCCCCCATGTCCGCCGGTGGCTACATGGACAACACCGTCGTCGTGGCGGCCGCGCAGCGCGGTGAGGTCGTGCGGATCGAGGTGCGCGGGCCGTACGCCGGGGGAGACCCGGTGCATCAGCCGATCGTCCAGGGGATCGTGCGGGCGCACGGCGGTGTGCTCCAGACCCATGAAGTGCCCGGGATGAGCGGCAGCGCGTATGTGCTGGAGGTGCCGCTCGGCGGTGGCGCCGGGGCGGTGCCCGCGGCCCAGATCGAGGTTGCCCAGAGTGGCGGGGGTTCGGATGCGGCCACCGGTGCGGAGGGCGCTGGCGGGGCCGAGGTCGCGCTGCCCGAGCAGGCCTCCGGTGGGCGGCGGCGGGCCCGGCGGTCGTCGGTGGACGCGTTCCTGGAGAGCGAGGACGGCCCCGGTCCCGAGGCGGAGGCCGCGCCCGCGCCCACCGGGCGGCGCAGGCGGCGGGCCGAGGAGTCGGGCGCCGTTGACGCGCCGGTTCCGGTGCAGGCCGGGGGTGGCGAGGGCGACGGAGGCACTGGGCGGCGGCGTGGGCTGCCGGCCACGGGCGACGACGGTTCCGGCGAGGCGGTGGCCGAGGGCGCGGTGGTCACGGCGGCCGAGCATGCCGCGGGGGCCGCCGCCAACGCCACCGGGCTGGGCGGGACGGTACCGCCGCAGGGCGTGCCCGTGCCTCCGCCGGGCGGACGACGCGCCCGCCGTCCGGAGTCCGAACAGCACATCCCGAACGCCCTGCCGCCGGCGCTCCCCGCGGCTCCGGCGAGCGGTGCGGACGGTTCCGCCGCAGCTTCCGCTTCCTCCGGCGACACCGATTCCTCTCAGCCGACCGGGCGACGTCGCCGTGCGCTGGCCAACGCGGAGGAGCGCGCCGCCGCGCCCGCGCAGGGCCCTCGCCCCGTGTTCGCACTGCCGCCGGCCGAGGCGGACCGGGGTCCCGACTACGCCGAGGCCGGCGGCACCGGGCTCGGACCCGTGCCGGTGCCTGCCGCCATGCCCGCGCCCGCTCCTCTGCCGGCTGCTGTTCCCGGTCCGGTTCCGGTTTCCGGTCCGGTTCCGGTTTCCGGTCCGGTTCCGGTTCCCGGTCCGGTTCCGGTTCCCGGTCCGGTTCCGGTTTCCGGTCCGGTTCCGGTTCCCGGTCCGGTTCCGGTTCCCGGTCCGGTTCCGGTTCCCGGTCCGGCTCCTGTTCCCGGTCCGGTTCCGGCCGCCATGCCTGCTCCCGCGCCCGCGGCCCTGCCCGCGCAGCAGGATTCGTACGACGATGACGGCGGCCAGGGTGCGGTCGCGGCCGCAGTGCCGGGCGCCCAGGCCGTCGCCGGCGGGCCCGGTGCGGGTCAAGTGCCGGTGGTGCCGGGTGCGGGTCAGGCACCGGTGGTGCCGGGTGCGCCGGACGGTGGCGTGGACGACGGTCGCCATGACGCCGCGCTGCACGACCCGTCCGCCGACCACACCCCGCCGCAGCCTCACCCGGTGCCTACGCCCACGGGCCGCCGCCGGGCCGCGCGCCCCGCGCCGGCTCCGCAGCAGGGGGACTCCACCGCGACCGCTACCGCCACTGTGGCGCCCGCGCAGGGCGTTCCGCCGCAGGGTGGCCCGGCCCAGGCCGTGGCTCAGCAGGGTGTTCCTACTCAGGGGGTACAGGCTCAGGGGGTACAGACTCAGGGGGTACCGGCTCAGGGCGTTCCGGGCCAGGGCATTGCGGGCCAGAGCGTTGCGGCGGGTGCCCAGCCGGTTCCCGCGCAAGGTGTTCAGGGGGCCGTACAGCAGCCTGTGCCCGCGCATGGCGTCCCGGCGGCGGTCGCTGCCGCGCAGCCCGTCGTCGGTCAGGCCGTCCCCGGGCAGCCCGTTCCAGCACAAGGCGTCCCCGGACAACCCGTTCCGGCACAAGGCGTCCCCGGGCAGCCCGTGCCCGCGCAGGGCGTTCCGGGCACCCCTCAGCCGGTACCACCCCAGCCGGTGCCCGCCCAACCCGTGCCCGCCCAACCCGTGCCCGCCCAGGCTGCCGCCCCCGTCGCCAACGCCCGCCCGGTCCCCGCGGCCGGTGTCCCCGCGCAGGCCACGTCTCCCGGCTCGGCACAGCCTGCCCCTCAGCCCGCTCCTCAGCCCCCGCTTCAGGCCCAACCCCAGCCGCAGCCCTGGCCGGACGCGCAGGACAGCTCTGGCGCGGGCATCCCGGTAGCGGCCGCACCCGCCGCCGTACCGGCCGAGCAGCCCGCACAGGCGGGGCAGGCTCCACAGCCGACGCCCGCTTCGGGCACCCCGTTGCCGCCGGAGCAGACCGTGCAGCAACCGCGTGCCGCGCAGCCGCTGCCCGCCGAGACGGCCCCTCCGGTCGCCCCTGCCGCGCCTGCCGCCACCGCCCAGCCCGTCGCGGCGGCCCAGCCCGTCGCCGCACCCCTCGACCCCAACTCGACCCACGGTCGGGCGATCAGCGTGCGGACCCTCGGCCAGGGCGTACCGTTCGCCCGTCAGGCCGCCCCCCAGGCACAGGTCCAGGCGCAGGCACAGTCCACCGCCACCCCCGCGCCTCACCAGCCCGGCGGTTCCGGTCGGCGCCGCAAGCTCGGGACGCCTCCCGAGCCCACCGCCGAGCGCCCGGAGACGGCGGCCCGCCCGCACCCGCAGCCCGGGCAGGTCCACGCCACCGGCCAGATCCCGCTCCCGGCCCAGGCACAGCCGCAGGTCGCCCAGCCATCCCTGGCCGGGCAGGGCCCGCTCACACCGCAGGCAGCACAGGCAGCACAGGCGGCACAGGCAGCGCAACCGGCGCAGACCACCCCCCAGGTAGCCCAGCCCTCCCTCGCCGGACAGGTCCCCCTCCCGCCGCAGCCGTCCCTCGCCGGGCAGTCGCGGCTGGTGGGTGGTACCGACGGGGCCGGGCGGTCGTACGCCATAGGGGCCCCGGACGAGAACGCCGCCGAGGGGCCCGAGCCGCTCGACGGGCCCGGTGGCGCCGTGGAGATCCCCGACCGGCCCCAGCCACAGCCGATGGACGACGAGTTGCCGCCGGAGCCGCTGGACAACCCACGTCGGCTGCTGGTGTGGCCCGCGCCGGACATGACGACCCACCAGGCGCTGAGCGAGCGCGGCTACCGGCCGGTCATCGTGAACTCCCGCGAGGACGTCGACGCCCAGGTCTCCGCATACCCGGCCGCGCTCTTCGTCGACCCGCTCACCGGCCCGATCACGCGGACGGCCCTGCAGTCGCTGCGGCAGGCCGCCGTGGCCGCCGAGGTGCCCGTCCTCGTCACGGCCGGACTCGGCCAGGCGACGCGCGAGGCGGCGTACGGTGCCGACCCGGCCATCCTGCTGAAGGCGCTCGCGCCGCGGGACTCCGAGCAGCACCCGCCGCGCGTCCTGCTGATCGAGGAGCACGCGGAGATCGCACTCGCGCTTACCTCGACGCTGGAGCGGCGCGGGATGCAGGTCGCGCGAGCCGCGTCCGACCCGGACGCCGTCACGCTCGCCTCTCAGATGCGGCCCAACCTCGTGGTGATGGACCTGATGCAGGTGCACCGCCACCAGGCCGGGATCATCGACTGGCTGCGTGCGAACGGCCAGTTGACCCGCACACCGCTCGTCGTCTACACCGCCGCCGTCGATCAGACCGAACTCCCGCGCCTGGCCTCGGGCGAGACGGTCCTGTTCCTCGCGGAACGTTCGACGAGCCCGGACGTGCAGACCCGGATCGTGGACCTGCTGGCCCGCATCGGCACGAACTGA
- a CDS encoding long-chain fatty acid--CoA ligase, which yields MLSTMQDVPLLISRILTHGQVIHGTSQVITWTGEGEPERRSYAEIGARTAQLAHALREDLGVEGDERVATLMWNNAEHVEAYFAIPSMGAVLHTLNLRLPPEQLAWIVNHASDRVIIANGSLLPLLAPLLPHLKPVEHVVVAGPGDRSLLAGASVQVHEYEDLIAGKPTTYDWPELDERSAAAMCYTSGTTGDPKGVVYSHRSIYLHSMQINMAQSMGLTDKDLSLVVVPQFHVNAWGVPHATFMTGINMLMPDRFLQPGPLAEMIETLKPTHAAAVPTIWQGLLAELTARPRDVSSLTQVTIGGAACPPSLMQAFDNLGMRVCHAWGMTETSPLGTIARPPAHVEADTDEEFAYRITQGRFPASVEARLTGPAGERLPWDGESAGELEVRGPWIAGSYYSGQGAEPVRPADKFSEDGWLKTGDVGTISPDGYLTLTDRAKDVIKSGGEWISSVELENALMAHPDVAEAAVVAVPDDKWGERPLATVVLKEGASTDFAALRAFLAEEGHIAKWQLPERWTIIESVPKTSVGKFDKKVLRRQYAEGALDVTQI from the coding sequence GTGCTGAGCACCATGCAGGACGTACCGCTGTTGATCTCCAGGATCCTGACCCACGGACAGGTGATCCACGGGACGTCGCAGGTGATCACCTGGACCGGCGAGGGCGAGCCGGAACGCCGCTCCTACGCCGAGATCGGCGCCCGTACCGCCCAGCTGGCGCACGCCCTGCGCGAGGACCTCGGCGTCGAAGGCGACGAGCGCGTCGCGACCCTGATGTGGAACAACGCCGAGCACGTCGAGGCGTACTTCGCGATCCCCTCCATGGGTGCCGTCCTCCACACCCTGAACCTGCGGCTGCCCCCCGAGCAGCTCGCCTGGATCGTCAACCACGCGTCCGACCGGGTGATCATCGCCAACGGTTCGCTGCTCCCCCTCCTCGCGCCGCTGCTCCCGCACCTCAAGCCGGTCGAGCACGTCGTCGTCGCCGGGCCGGGCGACCGCTCGCTGCTGGCCGGGGCGAGCGTCCAGGTGCACGAGTACGAGGACCTGATCGCCGGCAAGCCGACCACGTACGACTGGCCCGAGCTGGACGAGCGCTCGGCCGCGGCCATGTGTTACACCTCCGGCACCACCGGCGACCCCAAGGGCGTCGTCTACTCCCACCGCTCGATCTACCTGCACTCCATGCAGATCAACATGGCCCAGTCCATGGGGCTCACGGACAAGGACCTCTCACTCGTCGTCGTCCCGCAGTTCCACGTCAACGCCTGGGGCGTGCCGCACGCGACCTTCATGACCGGCATCAACATGCTGATGCCGGACCGGTTCCTGCAGCCCGGGCCGCTCGCCGAGATGATCGAGACGCTGAAGCCGACGCACGCCGCCGCGGTTCCCACCATCTGGCAGGGACTGCTCGCCGAGCTGACCGCCCGCCCGCGTGACGTCAGCTCGCTCACCCAGGTCACCATCGGCGGCGCGGCCTGCCCGCCCTCCCTCATGCAGGCCTTCGACAATCTGGGCATGCGTGTCTGCCACGCCTGGGGCATGACGGAGACGTCCCCGCTCGGCACGATCGCCCGGCCCCCGGCCCATGTGGAGGCCGACACGGACGAGGAGTTCGCGTACCGGATCACCCAGGGCCGCTTCCCCGCCTCTGTCGAGGCCCGTCTCACCGGCCCCGCCGGCGAACGCCTCCCCTGGGACGGCGAGTCCGCCGGTGAGCTGGAGGTCCGCGGCCCCTGGATCGCGGGCTCGTACTACAGCGGCCAGGGCGCGGAACCCGTCCGGCCCGCCGACAAGTTCAGCGAGGACGGCTGGCTGAAAACCGGCGACGTCGGCACGATCAGCCCCGACGGCTACCTGACTCTCACCGACCGCGCCAAGGACGTCATCAAGTCCGGCGGGGAGTGGATCTCCTCCGTGGAGCTGGAGAACGCCCTGATGGCCCACCCGGACGTCGCCGAGGCCGCCGTCGTCGCCGTACCGGACGACAAGTGGGGCGAACGCCCGCTCGCCACCGTCGTGTTGAAGGAGGGCGCCTCGACCGACTTCGCCGCCCTGCGCGCCTTCCTCGCTGAAGAGGGCCACATCGCCAAGTGGCAGCTGCCCGAGCGCTGGACGATCATCGAGTCCGTACCGAAGACGAGCGTGGGCAAGTTCGACAAGAAGGTGCTGCGCAGGCAGTACGCGGAGGGCGCGTTGGACGTGACGCAGATCTAG
- a CDS encoding SigE family RNA polymerase sigma factor, translated as MTTPVCTSASDAAAPATRIRPPGPPRPTRSALPTLTNLTRASYPSYPSFSAYVKARQPVLLRTARSLTANPSDAEDLLQTALAKTYVAWDRIEDHRALDGYVRRALLNTRTSQWRKRKVDEFACDEMPEPEPVPGGSDPAEQQALHDAMWRAIMKLPARQRAMVVLRYYEDLSEVQTAEVLGVSVGTVKSAVSRALGKLREDPELEPVR; from the coding sequence ATGACCACACCCGTCTGCACCAGCGCTTCGGACGCCGCTGCACCGGCGACACGGATCCGTCCGCCCGGTCCGCCCCGTCCGACCCGGTCGGCTCTGCCGACGCTGACGAACCTGACGCGCGCGTCGTATCCGTCGTACCCGTCGTTCTCGGCCTATGTGAAGGCACGCCAGCCGGTGCTGCTGCGGACCGCCCGGTCGCTGACCGCGAACCCGAGCGACGCCGAGGACCTGCTGCAGACCGCGCTGGCCAAGACGTACGTCGCCTGGGACCGCATCGAGGACCACCGGGCGCTCGACGGCTATGTACGGCGTGCCCTGCTCAACACCCGGACGTCCCAGTGGCGCAAGCGCAAGGTGGACGAGTTCGCGTGCGACGAGATGCCCGAGCCGGAGCCCGTGCCGGGCGGGAGCGACCCGGCCGAGCAGCAGGCGCTGCATGACGCGATGTGGCGGGCGATCATGAAGCTGCCGGCGCGCCAGCGGGCGATGGTCGTCCTCAGGTACTACGAGGACCTGAGCGAGGTGCAGACGGCCGAGGTGCTCGGAGTGTCGGTCGGCACGGTGAAGTCGGCGGTGTCCCGTGCCCTGGGCAAGTTGCGCGAGGACCCTGAGCTGGAACCTGTGCGGTAG
- a CDS encoding lipid-transfer protein, which produces MSVRTKDRLGGRAAVVGVGATDFSKDSGRSELRLAVQAVRAALDDAGLTPADVDGMVTFTMDTSPEITVAQAAGIGELSFFSRVHYGGGAACATVQQAALAIAAGVAEVVVCYRAFNERSGRRFGAGVRQREPSAEGVALGWTLPFGLLTPASWVAMAAQRYLHAYGLTPEAFGHVAVVDRKYAATNPAAYFHGRPITLAEHAASRWIVEPLRLLDCCQETDGGQAIVVTSVERARELPHPPAVVVAAAQGASRGQEQMTGFYGGDLTGLPEMGVVARQLWRTSGLGPGDIDVGILYDHFTPFVLMQLEEFGFCGPGEAAGFVAEERLPLNTHGGQLGEAYLHGMNGIAEAVRQLRGTSVNQVAGAERVLVTAGTGVPTSGLLLGADGTGCHR; this is translated from the coding sequence GTGAGCGTACGGACGAAGGACCGGCTCGGCGGGCGCGCTGCCGTCGTCGGTGTCGGCGCGACCGACTTCTCCAAGGACTCGGGGCGCAGTGAGCTGCGGCTGGCCGTGCAGGCGGTGCGGGCCGCGCTCGACGACGCGGGGCTGACGCCGGCGGACGTGGACGGGATGGTCACGTTCACGATGGACACGAGCCCGGAGATCACGGTCGCGCAGGCGGCGGGCATCGGGGAGCTGTCCTTCTTCTCCCGCGTCCACTACGGCGGGGGCGCCGCCTGCGCGACCGTGCAGCAGGCCGCGCTCGCGATCGCGGCGGGCGTGGCCGAGGTCGTGGTCTGCTATCGGGCGTTCAACGAGCGGTCGGGGCGGCGGTTCGGCGCCGGGGTTCGGCAGCGTGAGCCCTCGGCGGAGGGGGTGGCGCTCGGCTGGACACTGCCGTTCGGGCTGCTCACACCCGCCTCGTGGGTCGCCATGGCGGCCCAGCGGTATCTGCACGCGTACGGCCTGACCCCGGAGGCGTTCGGACACGTGGCCGTCGTGGACCGCAAGTACGCGGCGACGAACCCGGCGGCGTACTTCCACGGACGCCCCATCACCCTCGCCGAACACGCGGCCTCACGCTGGATCGTCGAGCCGTTGCGGCTGCTGGACTGCTGCCAGGAGACGGACGGCGGTCAGGCGATCGTCGTGACCTCGGTCGAGCGGGCCCGGGAGCTGCCGCATCCGCCCGCCGTGGTCGTGGCCGCCGCCCAGGGCGCGAGCCGGGGTCAGGAGCAGATGACCGGGTTCTACGGGGGTGACCTGACGGGGCTGCCGGAGATGGGCGTCGTCGCCCGCCAGTTGTGGCGGACCTCGGGGCTCGGCCCCGGCGACATCGACGTGGGCATCCTCTACGACCACTTCACGCCGTTCGTGCTGATGCAGCTGGAGGAGTTCGGGTTCTGCGGGCCGGGCGAGGCCGCCGGCTTCGTCGCGGAGGAACGGCTGCCGCTCAACACCCACGGCGGGCAGCTCGGGGAGGCGTATCTGCACGGGATGAACGGCATCGCGGAGGCGGTACGGCAGTTGCGGGGGACCTCCGTGAACCAGGTCGCGGGGGCCGAGCGCGTACTCGTCACGGCGGGCACGGGCGTGCCGACCTCGGGGTTGCTGCTGGGGGCGGACGGTACCGGGTGTCACCGGTAA
- a CDS encoding MaoC family dehydratase: MRVGDGLPPLEIPITRTLVVAGAIASRDYQDVHHDPELAVRRGSPDVFMNILTTNGLVGRYVTDHFGPYAVLRKVAVRLGAPNYPGDTMVLRGTVEAMDGDTAVVRVVGENGIGRHVTGTVTVILGGAS; encoded by the coding sequence GTGAGAGTCGGCGACGGACTGCCCCCGCTGGAGATCCCGATCACCCGCACCCTCGTCGTCGCCGGCGCCATCGCCTCACGCGACTACCAGGACGTGCACCACGATCCGGAGCTGGCCGTACGGCGTGGCTCGCCGGACGTCTTCATGAACATCCTGACCACGAACGGGCTGGTCGGACGGTATGTCACCGATCATTTCGGGCCGTACGCCGTCCTCCGCAAGGTCGCCGTCCGGCTCGGCGCGCCCAACTATCCCGGCGACACCATGGTGCTGAGGGGGACCGTCGAGGCGATGGACGGGGACACGGCCGTCGTGCGGGTCGTCGGGGAGAACGGGATCGGCAGGCATGTGACCGGCACGGTGACGGTGATCCTGGGAGGTGCGTCGTGA